The following is a genomic window from Paenibacillus sp..
AACGCAGCTGTCGCGCGATCCGCGGCCGCTGCCGACGCTGACGCTCAGCGGCGCGAAAACGTCCGTATTCGATTACGAGCTCGAAGACCTCGTATTAGAAGGATACAACCCGCATCCGGCGATCAAAGCGCCGGTGGCGGTATAAAGGAGAGATCGGGAGATGGCGGTGGAAATCGCGCTGATCAGCGCCATGGACGAGCGGCGGAATATCGGACGCGGCAACAAGCTGTTGTGGCGGCTTCCGGAGGATATGAAATTTTTCCGCCGAATGACGAAGGGGCATCCGGTCATTATGGGCCGACGCACGTTCGAATCGATCGGCAAGCCTCTGCCGGGCCGGCGCAATATCGTCTTGACGAGAGACGCCGCGTTCGCTTACGAGGGAGTCGAAACGGCGGGGTCCGTCGAGGAAGCGCTGGCGCTCGCGGGCGACGCGACGCGCGTGTGCGTCATCGGCGGAGGCATCGTGTACGAAGCGTTCCTTCCGCTCGCGAACGTGATGTACTTGACCCACCTCGATCACGTATGGGAGGGCGACGCGCGCTTCCCGGCTTGGAACGAAGCCGAATGGAAGGTCGTCTGGGAAGAAGACGGACCGATGAATCCGGATAATCCGTACTCGTACCGGTTCCGCGAATATCGGAGAGCATAACGACAACATGCCGCCTCGGCCCCTTCGGATAGGGAACGCGGGCGGCATTTTCTTTCATCTCGGTTTAGGCTTTCGCTTCGCCGGCGCCGGCGATCGCCGCGCGGTGCGCGAAATATTCGGGGATGGCGATCAGACCTCCGGCCAGCAGCGCGCCGACCCAGGAGACGTAGCTGCCGGCGAACACGAACTGCGCGACGTACAGGCCGAGGGCCGCGGTCGCCGCGTCCGCCGCCGTCGTCAGCCAGAGAGTGCCGCGCCGCAGCATGAACGATTCCATCAGGAGCCCGATCGCGGCGAGCGCGAGGCCCGTCCATACCATCGCCCAGACCGAGGAGAAAAACACGTCCGCCATCATGATGTCGGCCAATCCGACCAGCGCGGGAACGAGAATGAACTTGAGCAGAAGCATGGGGAACACCGCTCCGTTTCCGTAAAGTGGTATTCACACTATTGACCGAAATTGGGCCTTTTATGCAGAGCCGATGCGGCGAACCGTTCCGCGGCAGGCGAATATACTGGGAAAAACGCCTATCGGCAACCGCTCAGGAGGCTTTCCCGAATATGTATCCCGTCTACACGCCTATCGGCAAAGAAGTGAAATGCGAGGAGCGGCCGGTGCTGTTCCCGCCGCAGCATCAGCATCGGCAGCCCGGCTTCGAATCGATCATGGTTCCGCGGCCGATCGCGGAAAATCCTCATTATGCCGCAGCGGGGAAGCTGCGAGGCAAAACCGCGATTATAACGGGCGGAGATTCCGGCATCGGCCGCGCGGTCGCGTACGCGTTCGCGAAGGAAGGCGCGAACGTCACGATCGTCTATCTCGACGAGCACGAGGACGCGCTCGAGACGCAGCGGCGCGTGCGCGACATCGGCGCAGGCTGCCTGCTCGCCCCGGGGGACGTTCGCAGCTCGGCGTTCGCCGAGGAGGTCGTGCAGCGCACGCTGCAAACGTTCGGCGGCGTCGACATCCTCGTGAACAACGCCGCTTACCAGCCGTTCCAGCCGACGATCGCGACGCTGTCCGACGAGCAGCTGGAGACGACGTTCCGGACGAACATGTTCGCGTACGTTTATTTCGCCCGCGCGGCCGTCCCGTTCATGAAACGGGGAAGCGCGATCATCAATACGGCGTCGATCGTCGCGTATGCCGGCAATAAGGATCTGCTCGATTACACCGCGACGAAAGGGGCGAACGTCGCGTTCACCCGTTCGCTCGCGCTTCAGCTCGTTGATGCCGGCATACGCGTC
Proteins encoded in this region:
- a CDS encoding dihydrofolate reductase, which translates into the protein MAVEIALISAMDERRNIGRGNKLLWRLPEDMKFFRRMTKGHPVIMGRRTFESIGKPLPGRRNIVLTRDAAFAYEGVETAGSVEEALALAGDATRVCVIGGGIVYEAFLPLANVMYLTHLDHVWEGDARFPAWNEAEWKVVWEEDGPMNPDNPYSYRFREYRRA
- a CDS encoding SDR family oxidoreductase, with protein sequence MYPVYTPIGKEVKCEERPVLFPPQHQHRQPGFESIMVPRPIAENPHYAAAGKLRGKTAIITGGDSGIGRAVAYAFAKEGANVTIVYLDEHEDALETQRRVRDIGAGCLLAPGDVRSSAFAEEVVQRTLQTFGGVDILVNNAAYQPFQPTIATLSDEQLETTFRTNMFAYVYFARAAVPFMKRGSAIINTASIVAYAGNKDLLDYTATKGANVAFTRSLALQLVDAGIRVNAVAPGPVWTPLTVATFPAERMKEFGLQTPMKRAAQPYEIAPAYVYLASDDSSYVTGQTIHVNGGMAAGS